From the genome of Vibrio porteresiae DSM 19223, one region includes:
- a CDS encoding 23S rRNA (adenine(2030)-N(6))-methyltransferase RlmJ, which produces MLSYRHSFHAGNHADVVKHIVQSLILTSLQQKEKPFVYHDTHSGVGRYDLTHEWSEKTGEYKQGIARIWQQPQTPEDIQDYLDAIKALNQDGELRYYPGSPRVARAHLRPQDRMVLTELHPSDYPLLEQEFARDRQVHIFKEDGFARLKASLPPQERRGLVLIDPPYELAREYRDVVNAIGQSYKRWATGIYAIWYPVVNRCDIEDMIEGLENLGIRKILQIELGVSPDTNERGMTASGMIVINPPWKLESQMQTILPFLKEAIAPATGHYKVEWIVPE; this is translated from the coding sequence TTGCTAAGTTATCGACACAGTTTCCACGCAGGTAACCACGCCGATGTGGTCAAGCACATTGTGCAAAGTCTTATCCTGACATCTCTGCAACAAAAAGAGAAACCTTTTGTATATCACGACACACACTCAGGTGTTGGCCGTTACGATTTGACTCATGAATGGTCAGAAAAAACCGGTGAATACAAACAAGGTATTGCGCGAATTTGGCAACAACCTCAAACACCAGAGGACATTCAAGACTATCTTGATGCGATTAAAGCACTCAACCAAGATGGCGAATTGCGCTACTACCCTGGTTCGCCACGTGTGGCGCGCGCTCACCTGCGTCCTCAAGATCGCATGGTGCTGACAGAACTGCACCCAAGCGACTATCCTTTATTGGAACAAGAGTTTGCTCGTGATCGCCAAGTTCATATCTTCAAAGAAGATGGTTTCGCGCGCTTAAAAGCCAGCTTGCCACCGCAAGAGCGTCGCGGTTTGGTGTTGATTGATCCACCGTATGAACTGGCTCGTGAGTATCGCGATGTGGTTAACGCTATCGGTCAAAGCTACAAACGTTGGGCAACTGGCATTTATGCCATTTGGTATCCGGTAGTAAACCGCTGCGATATCGAAGACATGATCGAAGGTCTGGAAAACTTAGGTATCCGTAAAATCCTGCAAATTGAACTGGGCGTGTCACCAGACACCAACGAACGTGGTATGACGGCATCAGGCATGATCGTGATTAACCCACCGTGGAAACTGGAAAGCCAGATGCAAACTATTTTACCTTTCCTAAAAGAAGCTATTGCACCAGCAACTGGTCACTATAAAGTAGAGTGGATTGTTCCCGAATAA
- the gorA gene encoding glutathione-disulfide reductase: MATHFDYICIGGGSGGIASANRAAMYGAKVALIETKDLGGTCVNVGCVPKKVMWHGAQVAEAMNLYAADYGFDVEIHKFDWSKLVESRQAYIGRIHQSYERVLGNNKIEVIKGFAKFVDAKTVEVNGEQYTADHILIAVGGRPSIPAIPGAEYGIDSNGFFDLNEQPKRVAVIGAGYIAVEIAGVLNALGTETHLFCRKESPLRSFDPMIIETLVEVMNTEGPKLHTHSIPKEVVKEADGSLTVTFENGHSQNVDQLIWAIGREPTTDAINLSATGVATNDRGFIKVDEFQNTNVPGIYCVGDIMEGGIELTPVAVKAGRQLSERLFNGKKDAKMDYNLVPTVVFSHPPIGTIGLTEPEAIAQYGEANVKVYKSGFTAMYTAVTQHRQPCKMKLVCAGPEEKVVGLHGIGFAMDEMIQGFGVAMKMGATKTDFDSVVAIHPTGSEEFVTMR, from the coding sequence ATGGCAACGCATTTCGATTATATCTGTATTGGTGGCGGCAGCGGCGGTATCGCTTCTGCAAACCGAGCAGCCATGTACGGTGCTAAAGTAGCGCTGATTGAAACTAAAGACCTTGGTGGTACTTGTGTCAACGTTGGCTGCGTGCCAAAGAAAGTGATGTGGCATGGTGCTCAAGTGGCTGAAGCCATGAACCTATACGCTGCTGATTACGGCTTCGACGTAGAAATCCACAAGTTCGATTGGTCAAAACTCGTAGAAAGCCGTCAAGCTTACATTGGTCGTATTCACCAATCTTACGAACGTGTTCTTGGTAACAACAAAATCGAAGTGATCAAAGGCTTTGCGAAATTTGTTGATGCAAAAACAGTCGAAGTGAACGGTGAACAATACACCGCAGACCACATTCTTATTGCCGTTGGTGGACGCCCAAGTATTCCAGCTATTCCTGGTGCAGAATACGGTATTGATTCAAATGGCTTCTTCGATTTGAACGAACAGCCAAAACGCGTTGCCGTCATTGGTGCGGGTTACATTGCGGTTGAAATCGCTGGCGTGTTGAATGCCCTTGGCACTGAAACGCACCTATTCTGTCGTAAAGAATCACCTCTGCGTTCATTCGATCCAATGATCATCGAAACATTGGTTGAAGTGATGAACACTGAAGGACCAAAACTGCATACCCACAGCATTCCTAAAGAAGTGGTTAAAGAAGCAGACGGCAGCCTAACGGTGACGTTTGAAAATGGCCATAGCCAAAATGTCGACCAACTGATTTGGGCGATCGGTCGTGAGCCAACCACAGATGCCATCAACTTATCTGCGACTGGTGTTGCCACTAACGACCGTGGTTTCATCAAAGTGGATGAGTTCCAAAATACCAATGTTCCGGGCATATACTGTGTTGGTGACATCATGGAAGGCGGCATTGAATTGACTCCAGTCGCTGTTAAAGCGGGTCGTCAATTATCTGAGCGCCTATTCAACGGTAAAAAAGACGCGAAAATGGACTACAACTTGGTTCCAACCGTGGTCTTTAGTCACCCACCGATTGGCACTATCGGTCTAACCGAACCAGAAGCGATTGCTCAATATGGCGAAGCGAACGTAAAAGTGTATAAATCAGGCTTTACAGCCATGTACACAGCGGTTACTCAACATCGTCAACCATGCAAAATGAAACTGGTTTGTGCGGGCCCTGAAGAGAAAGTTGTTGGCCTCCACGGCATTGGCTTTGCTATGGATGAAATGATCCAAGGCTTTGGCGTAGCAATGAAAATGGGCGCAACCAAAACAGACTTCGATTCTGTTGTTGCTATCCACCCAACAGGCTCTGAAGAATTTGTAACAATGCGTTAA
- the prlC gene encoding oligopeptidase A produces MSNPLLTFTDLPPFSAIKPEHVKPAVEQAIEACRKKIEAVLKDNTHPTWDNLIAPIEEVDDRLSRIWSPVGHLNSVMNSEELREAYESCLPILSEYGTWVGQHKGLFEAYKAIRASKEFDSLTQAQKKTITNELRDFELSGIGLPPTEQKRYGEISKRLSELGSKFSNNVLDATMGWTKHVTDEKELAGMPESALAAAKAAAEAKGLEGFLLTLDIPSYLPVMTYCDNQELRKELYEAYVTRASDRGPNAGKWDNSEIIAEELKLRHEIARMLGFNSYSEKSLATKMAETPDQVLKFLNDLALKAKPQGEREVEELRQFAEKEFGVTELQLWDIAYYSEKQKQHLFQISDEELRPYFPEQKVVNGLFEVLNRVFGMKVVERKGVDTWHESVRFFDIFDSNEQLRGSFYLDLYAREHKRGGAWMDDCRVRRYTQSGELQTPVAYLTCNFNRPVGNKPALFTHDEVVTLFHETGHGIHHMLTQVGVGSVSGINGVPWDAVELPSQFLENWCWEEEALAFISGHYETGEPLPKEMLDKMLAAKNFQSAMFILRQLEFGLFDFTLHTTYDPEVGPRVLETLAEVKQKVAVLPSLEWNRFSHGFSHIFAGGYSAGYYSYLWAEVLSSDAFSRFEEEGIFNKETGQSFLNNILEMGGSEEPMELFKRFRGREPQIDALLRHAGIAA; encoded by the coding sequence ATGTCTAATCCACTTCTTACTTTTACGGATTTGCCACCGTTCTCAGCCATCAAGCCTGAGCATGTGAAGCCGGCGGTTGAGCAAGCGATTGAAGCATGTCGTAAAAAAATCGAAGCAGTTCTCAAAGATAACACTCATCCTACGTGGGATAACCTTATCGCACCGATTGAAGAGGTGGATGATCGTTTGAGTCGCATCTGGTCTCCAGTTGGCCACTTGAACTCAGTGATGAACAGTGAAGAGTTGCGTGAAGCGTACGAAAGTTGCTTACCGATTTTGTCTGAATATGGTACTTGGGTTGGTCAGCACAAAGGGTTGTTTGAAGCTTATAAAGCGATTCGCGCGAGTAAAGAGTTTGATTCGCTGACTCAAGCACAAAAGAAAACCATTACCAACGAATTACGTGACTTTGAATTGTCCGGTATCGGTTTGCCTCCGACTGAGCAAAAACGCTACGGTGAAATCAGCAAGCGTTTGTCTGAATTGGGCTCTAAATTCTCAAATAACGTGCTCGATGCCACTATGGGTTGGACCAAGCATGTAACTGACGAGAAAGAGCTTGCAGGTATGCCCGAATCGGCTTTGGCAGCGGCTAAAGCGGCGGCGGAAGCCAAAGGTCTGGAAGGCTTCTTGCTGACATTGGATATCCCTTCTTATCTGCCAGTAATGACTTACTGTGATAACCAAGAGCTGCGTAAAGAACTTTATGAAGCGTATGTGACGCGCGCGTCTGATCGCGGTCCAAATGCTGGTAAATGGGATAACTCAGAAATCATTGCGGAAGAGTTGAAACTGCGCCACGAAATTGCGCGTATGTTGGGCTTTAACTCTTACAGCGAAAAATCACTTGCCACGAAAATGGCAGAAACCCCAGATCAAGTGCTTAAGTTCCTAAACGACTTGGCTCTGAAAGCAAAACCACAAGGTGAGCGCGAAGTTGAAGAGCTGCGCCAATTTGCGGAAAAAGAGTTTGGCGTGACTGAACTGCAATTGTGGGACATCGCTTACTACAGCGAAAAACAAAAGCAGCACCTATTCCAAATTTCTGATGAAGAGCTACGTCCTTACTTCCCTGAACAGAAAGTAGTGAATGGTCTATTTGAAGTACTGAATCGTGTCTTTGGTATGAAAGTGGTCGAGCGTAAAGGCGTGGACACTTGGCACGAGTCAGTGCGCTTCTTTGATATCTTCGATAGCAATGAACAGCTGCGTGGTAGTTTCTATCTTGATCTCTATGCTCGTGAACACAAACGTGGCGGCGCTTGGATGGATGATTGCCGAGTGCGTCGTTACACTCAATCTGGTGAGCTGCAAACCCCAGTGGCTTATCTAACCTGTAACTTCAACCGTCCAGTAGGTAATAAGCCTGCGCTGTTTACTCACGATGAAGTGGTGACTCTGTTCCACGAAACCGGTCATGGTATCCACCATATGCTGACTCAAGTCGGTGTTGGTTCTGTTTCAGGTATCAACGGTGTGCCTTGGGATGCGGTTGAACTGCCAAGCCAGTTCCTAGAAAACTGGTGCTGGGAAGAAGAAGCACTGGCGTTTATTTCAGGTCACTATGAAACAGGCGAGCCACTGCCAAAAGAGATGCTAGACAAAATGCTAGCAGCGAAGAACTTCCAATCAGCGATGTTTATTTTGCGCCAGCTGGAATTCGGTTTGTTTGATTTCACTCTGCACACGACCTACGACCCAGAAGTTGGCCCTCGCGTGTTGGAAACTTTGGCTGAAGTGAAACAGAAAGTGGCGGTATTACCAAGCCTAGAGTGGAACCGTTTCTCCCATGGCTTTAGCCATATCTTCGCTGGTGGTTACAGTGCGGGTTACTACAGCTACCTATGGGCAGAAGTACTTTCTTCAGATGCGTTCTCACGCTTTGAAGAAGAAGGGATCTTCAATAAAGAAACCGGCCAAAGCTTCTTGAACAACATCCTAGAAATGGGTGGCAGTGAAGAACCTATGGAGCTATTCAAACGCTTCCGTGGTCGTGAGCCACAAATTGATGCACTACTGCGTCATGCGGGTATTGCTGCTTAA